From a single Streptomyces sp. NBC_01264 genomic region:
- a CDS encoding response regulator → MTIRVLIVDDQMMVREGFSVLLNAMDGIEVAGEAVNGREAIAQVAALKPDVVLMDIRMPEMNGLEATREIVAADTDAKVLVLTTFDLDEYVYQALRAGASGFLLKDASARQLADGVRVVAAGEALLAPSVTKRLITEFSKLSETRTQVGTAAVTELTERETEVLVLIAQGLSNAEIADRLIIAESTIKTHVSRILVKLGLRDRTQAAVFAYETRLVTPS, encoded by the coding sequence ATGACGATCCGAGTGCTCATCGTCGACGACCAGATGATGGTCCGTGAGGGCTTCTCCGTCCTGCTGAACGCGATGGACGGCATCGAAGTGGCCGGGGAGGCGGTGAACGGCCGGGAGGCCATCGCCCAGGTGGCGGCGCTGAAGCCGGATGTGGTGCTGATGGACATCCGGATGCCGGAGATGAACGGCCTGGAGGCCACACGGGAGATCGTGGCCGCCGACACGGACGCGAAGGTGCTGGTCCTGACGACCTTCGACCTCGACGAGTACGTGTACCAGGCACTGCGGGCCGGCGCGTCCGGGTTCCTCCTCAAGGACGCCTCCGCCCGCCAACTGGCCGATGGCGTGAGGGTGGTGGCCGCCGGGGAGGCGCTGCTGGCGCCCTCCGTGACCAAGCGGCTGATCACGGAGTTCTCGAAGTTGTCGGAGACCCGGACACAGGTGGGCACGGCGGCGGTCACGGAGCTGACGGAGCGGGAGACCGAGGTACTGGTGCTGATCGCACAGGGGCTGTCCAACGCGGAGATAGCGGATCGGCTGATCATCGCCGAGTCCACCATCAAGACGCACGTGAGCCGGATCCTGGTCAAGCTGGGACTGCGGGACCGCACACAGGCGGCGGTGTTCGCGTACGAGACCCGGCTGGTGACCCCCTCTTAG
- a CDS encoding nuclear transport factor 2 family protein, which yields MEPLKVVAQLWERIEARDWDGVALLIAEDAVIEWPVSSERIVGRDNFIAVISDDDYADERSVEVLRILADGDLVVTEVEIPQDHVVYRAVSLWTVRDGRIAGAREYWTSPGQDPAPRWRAGFVEPLVEPLTESLTAAD from the coding sequence ATGGAGCCGTTGAAGGTAGTGGCACAACTGTGGGAGCGGATCGAGGCACGCGACTGGGACGGAGTGGCTCTGCTGATCGCCGAGGACGCGGTGATCGAGTGGCCCGTGAGCAGCGAACGCATCGTCGGTCGCGACAACTTCATCGCCGTCATCAGCGATGACGACTACGCGGACGAGAGATCCGTCGAGGTGCTCCGGATCCTCGCGGACGGCGATCTCGTCGTGACCGAGGTGGAGATACCTCAGGACCACGTCGTCTACCGCGCCGTCTCCCTGTGGACCGTACGGGACGGCCGGATCGCCGGCGCGCGCGAGTACTGGACCAGCCCCGGCCAGGACCCGGCCCCGCGCTGGCGTGCCGGCTTCGTCGAACCGCTCGTGGAGCCGCTCACCGAATCCCTGACGGCGGCCGACTGA
- a CDS encoding sensor histidine kinase → MTETTHGATPRTPELRLASGLAQSLRQALITDAFAYRPLRPMHTDGPLTRRLPSRIRAEAAHLPHAVICTVAFFIVVFATVTSGLPQAVSLVMGLLAGLPVVLTLVRPVAAFWAAMAVTLLFSLPNQWDPNWPWIPVTFASYLATVTLVAIRTSPRTAGWMWLLTVLLGSSISIVLGRGQTLNVGPMAFASAIALLAVSIRTIRKQAEQEVTAQQEVTAVERDRRTLLEERTTIARELHDVVAHHMSVVAIQAEAAPYRVKNPPPELEAAFVTIRENAVAALTELRRVLGVVRSADYEAPDAPQPTLASLDGLLANVREAGLSVDKTVTGAVRELPPGVELSAYRIIQEALSNTLRHAPGAAAGVEVSYVLGGLGLRIVNEPGTGDVRPSPGAGQGVTGMRERVAMLEGEMTAGELASGGFEVAVFIPVAGTRPDPAKDPA, encoded by the coding sequence ATGACCGAGACGACCCACGGGGCGACCCCCCGGACACCCGAGCTCCGGCTGGCCTCCGGCCTCGCTCAGAGCCTGCGCCAGGCTCTGATCACCGACGCCTTCGCCTACCGGCCCCTGCGTCCGATGCACACGGACGGTCCGCTGACCCGTCGGCTCCCGTCACGGATACGGGCGGAGGCCGCGCACCTGCCGCATGCGGTCATCTGCACGGTGGCGTTCTTCATCGTGGTCTTCGCCACCGTCACGAGCGGTCTGCCCCAGGCCGTCTCGCTGGTGATGGGACTGCTGGCGGGTCTCCCCGTGGTGCTGACCCTGGTCCGGCCGGTGGCGGCGTTCTGGGCGGCCATGGCGGTCACTCTGCTCTTCTCCCTCCCCAATCAATGGGATCCCAACTGGCCCTGGATCCCGGTCACGTTCGCTTCGTACCTGGCGACGGTGACCCTGGTGGCCATACGCACCAGCCCTCGGACCGCCGGCTGGATGTGGCTGCTGACGGTGCTGCTCGGCAGCTCGATATCCATCGTGCTCGGCCGGGGCCAGACCCTCAACGTCGGCCCGATGGCCTTCGCCTCGGCGATCGCCCTGCTGGCGGTGAGCATCCGCACCATCCGCAAGCAGGCGGAGCAGGAGGTCACCGCCCAGCAGGAGGTCACCGCCGTCGAGCGGGACCGGCGGACCCTGCTGGAGGAGCGGACCACGATCGCGCGGGAGCTCCATGACGTGGTCGCCCACCACATGTCGGTGGTGGCCATCCAGGCGGAGGCCGCGCCCTACCGGGTGAAGAACCCGCCGCCGGAGCTGGAGGCCGCGTTCGTCACCATCCGGGAGAACGCGGTGGCGGCCCTGACCGAGCTGCGCCGGGTCCTGGGCGTCGTCCGCTCCGCCGACTACGAGGCACCGGACGCTCCGCAGCCGACGCTGGCCTCGCTGGACGGGCTGTTGGCCAATGTGCGGGAGGCCGGACTGAGCGTGGACAAGACGGTGACGGGCGCGGTGCGCGAACTGCCGCCGGGTGTGGAGCTGTCGGCCTACCGGATCATCCAGGAGGCCCTGAGCAACACCCTGCGGCACGCCCCGGGCGCCGCGGCCGGGGTCGAGGTCTCCTACGTGCTGGGCGGACTGGGCCTGCGCATCGTCAACGAGCCCGGCACCGGGGACGTGCGGCCCTCGCCGGGGGCCGGGCAGGGAGTCACCGGGATGCGGGAGCGGGTGGCCATGCTGGAAGGGGAGATGACCGCCGGGGAGCTGGCCTCCGGAGGGTTCGAGGTGGCCGTGTTCATACCCGTGGCCGGCACCCGACCGGACCCGGCGAAGGACCCGGCATGA
- a CDS encoding serine/threonine-protein kinase, protein MEQLHSRDAEHIGPYRLLARLGTGGMGQVYLGRAEDHAPGTGTSTGARTGTGTGAPTGQATRTRTAAVKLIHPHLAAHPDFRTRFRREADAARLVGGDWTVAVLDADPDAEIPWLATAYIAGPSLRQAVGRDFGPLPAGSVRALGEGLSYALRDIHRAGLVHRDLKPGNILLTADGPRVIDFGIARALGATADPALTQTGELLGSPGFLAPEQITGTPVTAACDVFGLGAVLAYAATGRLPFGDPEQPGGIAALLMRVTEAEPELAGVPAELRDLVRDCLRKDPAARPAPAELLERLAPDRSTAKDPSGAWLPAPLVARLGQHAIALLDRVDSGPYRAEPVTLPAQRTGAEPGPASHVPVPAPVPVPIPVPVPTLSPVPGTGSGYAYGQGYGQGFGQGSGPFPGSEPTARARSRVAPAASTALLVAVAVVVAVAAGATVYTVMNGSGDGSTGIASGTSPSGSSGPRGTADASTPGTDAGTGPGTGSGTTPSPSVTPATLPEAYAGSWRAVNGAQSWQLTLSPGTTGSTVMSLTLQAPGLSCAWTAPLRSATTADVGLDPSTVISGTPPSCSPGGRSTLRLLPDGNLVRELDGSTAAPLTYRRR, encoded by the coding sequence ATGGAACAACTGCACTCGCGCGACGCGGAGCACATCGGTCCGTACCGCCTGCTCGCCCGCCTCGGCACCGGCGGCATGGGCCAGGTCTACCTCGGCCGCGCCGAGGACCACGCCCCGGGCACCGGCACCTCCACGGGAGCCCGAACCGGAACCGGCACCGGAGCCCCCACCGGCCAGGCCACCCGGACCCGTACCGCCGCCGTGAAGCTGATCCACCCCCACCTCGCCGCCCACCCCGACTTCCGTACCCGGTTCCGCCGCGAAGCGGACGCCGCCCGTCTCGTCGGCGGGGACTGGACCGTCGCCGTCCTCGACGCCGACCCCGACGCGGAGATCCCCTGGCTGGCCACCGCCTACATCGCCGGGCCGAGCCTGCGCCAAGCCGTCGGCCGCGACTTCGGCCCGCTGCCGGCCGGCTCCGTACGGGCCCTGGGCGAGGGGCTCTCGTACGCCCTCCGGGACATCCACCGCGCCGGCCTCGTCCACCGGGACCTGAAGCCCGGGAACATCCTGCTCACCGCCGACGGCCCCCGCGTCATCGACTTCGGCATCGCCCGGGCCCTGGGAGCCACCGCCGATCCCGCCCTCACGCAGACCGGCGAACTCCTCGGTTCCCCCGGCTTCCTCGCCCCCGAGCAGATCACCGGCACTCCCGTCACCGCCGCCTGCGACGTGTTCGGCCTCGGCGCGGTGCTCGCCTACGCCGCCACCGGCCGGCTGCCCTTCGGGGACCCGGAGCAGCCCGGAGGCATCGCCGCACTCCTGATGCGCGTCACCGAAGCGGAACCCGAGCTGGCCGGCGTACCGGCCGAACTGCGTGACCTCGTACGCGACTGCCTGCGCAAGGACCCGGCCGCCCGGCCCGCTCCCGCCGAGCTGCTCGAACGGCTCGCCCCGGACCGGAGCACCGCCAAGGACCCCTCGGGGGCCTGGCTGCCCGCGCCGCTCGTCGCGCGGCTCGGGCAGCACGCCATAGCCCTGCTGGACCGGGTGGACTCGGGCCCGTACCGCGCCGAGCCCGTGACCCTGCCCGCCCAGCGCACGGGGGCGGAACCGGGCCCGGCCTCGCACGTACCTGTACCCGCACCCGTACCTGTCCCCATACCTGTACCCGTACCGACGCTCAGTCCCGTGCCCGGGACGGGGTCCGGCTACGCCTATGGCCAGGGGTACGGACAGGGCTTCGGCCAGGGCTCCGGTCCCTTCCCCGGTTCCGAGCCCACCGCCCGTGCCCGCTCCCGGGTGGCACCCGCCGCCTCCACGGCTCTGCTGGTCGCCGTCGCCGTGGTCGTCGCCGTGGCTGCGGGCGCCACGGTGTACACCGTCATGAACGGCTCCGGTGACGGTTCGACCGGCATCGCCTCCGGGACCTCCCCGTCCGGTTCCTCCGGCCCGCGGGGCACCGCGGACGCGAGCACCCCGGGCACGGACGCCGGCACGGGCCCCGGCACGGGCAGCGGCACCACTCCGTCCCCTTCCGTCACTCCGGCCACACTCCCGGAGGCCTACGCCGGCAGCTGGCGGGCCGTCAACGGCGCTCAGAGCTGGCAGCTCACCCTCAGCCCCGGCACGACCGGCTCCACCGTCATGTCCCTGACCCTCCAGGCCCCCGGACTGAGCTGCGCCTGGACCGCACCGCTGCGCTCCGCCACCACCGCCGATGTCGGGCTCGACCCCTCCACGGTGATCTCCGGCACGCCGCCCTCGTGTTCGCCGGGCGGCCGGAGCACGCTGCGGCTGCTCCCGGACGGAAACCTGGTGCGGGAGCTCGACGGCAGCACGGCCGCTCCGCTCACGTACCGGAGACGCTAA
- a CDS encoding sensor histidine kinase encodes MNDQSEPPSPTPATAPTAAPARASAVLGSVARGLLNLKADPLPRISKPRWLAWLPHIVLLYLAVAFFVLTTEQLGNHYRVHGSVRQLLAILVGGSIVIALRWPMAGYWLGLTAAGLSAARIHDHVGQGQSWPWMPAGIFAFAPVLLLVALRVPPRVTVGAVTLVVACTGLAEGFLKPEHSGTSAPGAILLFAFTGLLGYALRATRLARTKLVEQETLTEEERARRTLLEERSRIARELHDVVAHHMSVISIQAQVAPYLVENPSEELKENLAGIRANAVEALTELRRVLGVLRSEQPDEAADLHHPQPTLAELDGLVDNVRGAGLEVTVEIAGIRRPLSPGVELTAYRIVQEALSNCLRHAPGSQVEVGIAYGPRDVHLCVANTAPARPAPPTMGAGHGLLGMRERAGMLGGELAAGPRPDGGYEVSAVLPMDPVSPGGTTAPGPETKKKDS; translated from the coding sequence GTGAACGATCAGAGTGAGCCCCCGAGCCCGACCCCGGCGACAGCGCCGACCGCGGCCCCGGCCAGGGCTTCGGCCGTGCTGGGGAGCGTGGCCCGGGGCCTGCTGAACCTGAAGGCCGATCCCCTCCCGAGGATCTCGAAGCCGCGCTGGCTGGCCTGGCTCCCTCACATCGTGCTGCTCTATCTGGCGGTGGCCTTCTTCGTCCTGACCACGGAGCAGCTCGGCAACCACTACCGGGTCCACGGCTCCGTCAGGCAGTTGCTGGCGATCCTGGTCGGCGGGTCCATCGTCATCGCCCTACGGTGGCCGATGGCCGGGTACTGGCTCGGCCTGACCGCGGCGGGACTGAGCGCCGCGCGGATCCACGACCACGTGGGCCAGGGCCAGAGCTGGCCGTGGATGCCCGCGGGGATATTCGCCTTCGCCCCGGTGCTGCTGCTGGTGGCCCTGCGGGTGCCGCCCCGGGTGACCGTCGGGGCGGTGACCCTCGTCGTCGCCTGCACCGGCCTGGCCGAAGGCTTCCTGAAACCCGAGCACAGCGGTACCAGCGCCCCGGGGGCCATCCTCCTGTTCGCCTTCACCGGCCTCCTCGGCTACGCCCTGCGCGCCACCCGACTGGCCCGCACGAAGCTCGTCGAGCAGGAGACCCTCACCGAGGAGGAGCGCGCCCGGCGCACCCTGCTGGAGGAGCGCAGCCGGATCGCCCGTGAGCTGCACGACGTCGTCGCGCACCACATGTCGGTGATCTCCATCCAGGCGCAAGTGGCCCCTTACCTCGTGGAGAACCCGTCGGAGGAGCTCAAGGAGAATCTGGCCGGGATCCGCGCCAATGCCGTGGAGGCGCTGACGGAGCTGCGCCGCGTCCTGGGGGTGCTGCGTTCGGAGCAGCCGGACGAGGCCGCCGATCTGCACCATCCGCAGCCCACGCTGGCCGAGTTGGACGGCCTCGTGGACAACGTGCGGGGGGCCGGGCTGGAGGTCACCGTGGAGATCGCGGGCATCCGCCGGCCGCTGTCGCCCGGCGTGGAGCTGACGGCGTACCGGATCGTGCAGGAGGCGCTGAGCAACTGTCTGCGGCACGCACCGGGTTCCCAGGTGGAGGTCGGCATCGCCTACGGGCCCCGCGATGTGCACCTGTGCGTCGCCAACACGGCTCCCGCCCGTCCGGCACCGCCGACCATGGGAGCGGGGCACGGGCTGCTGGGGATGCGGGAGCGAGCGGGCATGCTGGGGGGTGAGCTGGCCGCCGGCCCCCGCCCCGACGGGGGGTACGAGGTGAGCGCCGTGCTCCCGATGGATCCCGTGTCCCCGGGCGGCACGACCGCACCCGGCCCCGAGACGAAGAAGAAGGACTCATGA
- a CDS encoding response regulator — protein sequence MTAAPIKVMIADDQMMVRQGFTVLLDAQPDIEVVGQAVDGAEAVAKVGELSPDVVLMDIRMPGMGGIEATSLITGTPGSTVKVLVLTTFDLDEYVYEALRAGASGFLLKDASADQLAEAVRVIAAGEALLAPNITKRLITEFSRMGAPRAPSKARIDELTERETEVLSLVAQGMSNAEIAGHLILAEQTVKTHVGRILVKLGLRDRTQAAVFAYETGLIRPTGY from the coding sequence ATGACTGCTGCCCCGATCAAGGTGATGATCGCCGACGACCAGATGATGGTCCGGCAGGGCTTCACCGTGCTCCTCGACGCCCAGCCCGACATCGAGGTCGTCGGGCAGGCCGTCGACGGCGCCGAGGCCGTGGCCAAGGTCGGGGAGCTGTCCCCGGACGTGGTCCTGATGGACATCCGGATGCCCGGGATGGGCGGCATCGAGGCCACCTCCCTGATCACCGGCACCCCGGGCTCCACGGTGAAGGTGCTGGTGCTGACCACCTTCGACCTCGACGAGTACGTGTACGAGGCGCTGCGCGCCGGCGCCTCGGGCTTCCTCCTCAAGGACGCCTCGGCGGATCAGCTGGCCGAGGCTGTCCGTGTGATCGCCGCCGGGGAGGCGCTCCTCGCGCCGAACATCACCAAGCGGCTGATCACCGAGTTCTCCCGGATGGGGGCTCCGCGGGCGCCTTCGAAGGCACGGATCGACGAGCTGACGGAGCGGGAGACGGAGGTCCTGTCGCTGGTCGCCCAGGGCATGTCGAACGCGGAGATCGCCGGGCACCTGATCCTGGCCGAGCAGACGGTCAAGACGCACGTGGGCCGGATCCTGGTGAAGCTGGGCCTGCGGGACCGCACCCAGGCCGCGGTGTTCGCGTACGAGACGGGCCTGATCCGTCCGACGGGCTACTGA
- a CDS encoding type 1 glutamine amidotransferase family protein, producing the protein MGAGTDAGIPTVHVAVYDTYADWETGHTTAHLTQHGYEVRTVGVTAGRPVTTMGGLRIQPDLALADLRPEESALLILTGAGLWDAGDELAPFAAKAEEFLAAGVPVAAICGATAGLARAGVLDGRTHTSAAPFYLGGQPGYAGAERYVEADAVTDGDLITAGPTEPVAFAREVFARLGVYEPHVLDAWYRLFHDSDASAYPVLMAAEAGAGTEAEAGAEAEAGAEPSHA; encoded by the coding sequence ATGGGGGCCGGGACGGACGCGGGGATCCCCACGGTCCACGTGGCGGTGTACGACACCTACGCCGACTGGGAGACGGGCCACACCACCGCGCACCTGACGCAGCACGGCTACGAGGTCCGCACGGTCGGCGTCACCGCCGGACGGCCCGTCACCACGATGGGCGGCCTCCGCATCCAGCCCGACCTGGCCCTGGCGGACCTGCGCCCCGAGGAGTCCGCACTGCTCATCCTGACCGGCGCCGGGCTGTGGGACGCGGGCGACGAGCTGGCTCCCTTCGCGGCGAAGGCCGAGGAGTTCCTCGCGGCGGGCGTTCCGGTCGCCGCGATCTGCGGAGCCACGGCCGGCCTGGCCCGCGCCGGAGTCCTGGACGGACGTACGCACACCAGCGCGGCCCCCTTCTACCTCGGCGGCCAGCCGGGCTACGCCGGCGCCGAGCGCTACGTCGAGGCCGACGCGGTCACCGACGGCGACCTGATCACGGCGGGCCCCACGGAACCGGTGGCCTTCGCCCGCGAGGTCTTCGCCCGCCTGGGGGTGTACGAGCCGCACGTGCTCGACGCCTGGTACCGCCTGTTCCACGACTCGGACGCGAGCGCGTACCCGGTCCTGATGGCGGCGGAAGCGGGAGCGGGAACAGAGGCGGAAGCAGGAGCAGAGGCAGAAGCAGGAGCGGAACCGAGCCATGCGTGA
- a CDS encoding acyltransferase family protein — MRVREPLARWSALADRIDAGTPAHRDRAVDALRAFAILGVVLGHWLVTGLTSTDGGLGTTSPLAHMSALAPVSWVFQTLAVFFLVGGHVAAQGYESARGRGVPYRQWVGQRLGRLFRPVAAVLVLWSLASGGMLLGGVGTDTVRTLLKLVLSPLWFLLVFAALTAATPLVARLSPLWPLAVVASVDVWRFGFGGPAWVGWVNVAAGWLVPYTLGAAWSRGAFARRTPAALLLGGGIAATAALILWGGYPASMVGVPGATISNLNPPTLAAVAFGLAQCGLALLLREPLARVMSRPRAWAKVALVNLSAMTIFLWHQTAMMAVTALGLLFSTELPGLHTVPDSARWIAVRLLWLPVFAAALAVCWAAFHTYEQAGGRPRARGRPGSSGTPVTRSRIVASSTPTRGNTSPTARNAPTPAWESTVTGPAATAKETLRA; from the coding sequence ATGCGCGTGCGTGAACCGCTCGCCCGCTGGTCCGCTCTCGCGGACCGCATCGACGCCGGAACTCCCGCCCACCGGGACCGGGCCGTGGACGCCCTCCGGGCCTTCGCCATCCTCGGCGTGGTGCTGGGCCACTGGCTGGTCACCGGCCTCACCAGCACCGACGGCGGACTCGGCACCACCAGCCCGCTGGCCCACATGAGCGCGCTCGCGCCGGTCTCCTGGGTGTTCCAGACCCTGGCCGTCTTCTTCCTGGTCGGCGGCCACGTCGCCGCCCAGGGGTACGAGTCGGCGCGCGGCCGCGGAGTCCCGTATAGGCAGTGGGTCGGGCAGCGCCTCGGCAGGCTGTTCCGGCCGGTCGCGGCCGTACTGGTCCTCTGGAGCCTCGCGTCCGGTGGCATGCTGCTCGGCGGTGTCGGGACGGACACCGTGCGGACCCTGCTCAAGCTCGTCCTGTCCCCCCTGTGGTTCCTCCTCGTCTTCGCCGCACTCACTGCAGCGACCCCGCTGGTCGCCCGGTTGAGCCCGCTGTGGCCGCTGGCCGTGGTGGCCTCGGTCGACGTCTGGCGCTTCGGGTTCGGCGGGCCCGCATGGGTCGGCTGGGTCAATGTGGCCGCCGGCTGGCTGGTGCCCTACACCCTGGGCGCCGCCTGGTCCCGGGGCGCCTTCGCCCGGCGCACCCCGGCCGCCCTGCTGCTGGGCGGCGGGATCGCCGCCACGGCCGCATTGATCCTCTGGGGCGGGTACCCCGCTTCGATGGTCGGCGTCCCCGGAGCGACGATCTCGAACCTGAACCCGCCGACGCTGGCCGCCGTCGCGTTCGGCCTGGCACAGTGTGGGCTGGCGCTGCTGCTGCGGGAGCCGCTGGCCCGGGTGATGAGCCGGCCTCGGGCCTGGGCCAAGGTGGCGCTGGTGAATCTGTCCGCCATGACGATCTTCCTGTGGCACCAGACCGCGATGATGGCCGTCACTGCCCTGGGGCTGCTGTTCTCCACCGAGCTGCCCGGCCTGCACACCGTGCCCGACTCCGCGCGGTGGATAGCCGTCCGGCTGCTCTGGCTGCCCGTGTTCGCGGCCGCGCTGGCGGTCTGCTGGGCCGCCTTCCACACCTACGAGCAGGCCGGCGGCCGCCCCCGGGCCCGGGGGCGGCCGGGATCCTCCGGGACGCCGGTCACCCGCTCGCGGATCGTCGCCTCCTCCACCCCCACCCGGGGGAACACCTCCCCCACTGCCCGCAACGCCCCAACTCCGGCCTGGGAGAGCACAGTCACCGGCCCGGCGGCCACCGCCAAGGAGACCCTCCGTGCCTAG
- a CDS encoding MarR family winged helix-turn-helix transcriptional regulator, with protein MRDGSPRNRQDLLSRTALGVFRLNGQFLSVSEELARPAGLTAAWWQVLGAVLREPLPVAGIARDMGITRQSVQRIADLLAAKGLAEYVPNPAHRRAKLLRPTEAGRAAVARIGPGHATLATRLAEALGEEGFAETVRVLERLSAALDTLPALPPDPPAA; from the coding sequence CTGCGGGACGGTTCCCCGCGCAACCGGCAGGACCTGTTGAGCCGCACCGCCCTCGGTGTGTTCCGGCTCAACGGCCAGTTCCTCTCCGTATCGGAGGAGCTGGCCCGCCCGGCGGGACTGACCGCGGCCTGGTGGCAGGTGCTCGGGGCCGTACTGCGCGAGCCGCTGCCCGTCGCCGGCATCGCCCGGGACATGGGCATCACCCGGCAGAGCGTGCAGCGCATCGCCGATCTGCTGGCCGCCAAGGGCCTCGCGGAGTACGTCCCGAACCCGGCCCACCGCCGAGCGAAGCTGCTGCGTCCCACGGAGGCCGGCCGCGCCGCGGTGGCCAGGATCGGCCCGGGCCACGCGACCCTCGCCACCCGGCTCGCGGAGGCCCTGGGCGAGGAGGGCTTCGCCGAAACGGTCCGCGTCCTGGAACGCCTGTCGGCCGCCCTGGACACCCTGCCGGCCCTCCCGCCCGATCCCCCGGCCGCCTAG
- a CDS encoding alpha/beta hydrolase: protein MSRRPTARTDGRTGGRLRRTLLAGLVAAAVVFPVSAAASPDVPAPAPAVLGEGAALPDRYAANLANLDEAARSAEDAGRGGRAAKLRAMEAGGSARFLVFDGRGKGRAIEAFGDLETADRVAVLVPGSDTTLDTYQRFRAGAVALQQRLRDEHPRSAVVAWLGYDTPGTVSPTVLTTGRADDAAAELGAFLPRLARLAAPEAHLSLLCHSYGSVVCARTGSGSEVTDMALFGSPGTGAGSAAQLPTRARVWAGRGDADWISGVPHLRVLGVGFGTDPVDPAFGALPFAAGSGGHSDYLKPGTASLNSLAGIVLGDSPAAQPGAGPVSASASPSGSSVTALPAPSAVAAPEVSHARA from the coding sequence ATGAGCCGCCGACCCACCGCACGTACCGACGGCCGCACCGGCGGCCGTCTGCGCCGCACGCTGCTGGCCGGACTCGTCGCCGCGGCCGTGGTGTTCCCCGTCTCCGCCGCCGCTTCGCCGGACGTGCCCGCGCCGGCCCCCGCCGTCCTCGGCGAGGGCGCCGCCCTCCCCGACCGGTACGCCGCCAACCTCGCCAACCTCGACGAGGCGGCCCGTTCGGCCGAGGACGCCGGCCGCGGCGGCCGCGCGGCGAAGCTCAGGGCCATGGAGGCGGGCGGCAGCGCCCGCTTCCTCGTCTTCGACGGGCGCGGCAAGGGCCGGGCGATAGAGGCGTTCGGCGATCTGGAGACCGCCGACCGGGTCGCGGTCCTGGTCCCCGGGTCGGACACGACCCTGGACACCTACCAGAGGTTCCGTGCCGGAGCCGTCGCCCTTCAGCAGCGCCTCCGGGACGAGCACCCCCGCTCCGCCGTGGTCGCCTGGCTCGGGTACGACACCCCCGGCACGGTCAGCCCGACCGTCCTGACCACCGGCCGCGCCGACGACGCCGCCGCCGAGCTGGGGGCCTTCCTGCCCCGTCTGGCCCGGCTGGCCGCGCCGGAGGCCCACCTCTCGCTGCTCTGCCACTCCTACGGCTCCGTCGTCTGCGCCCGTACCGGGAGCGGCTCCGAAGTCACCGACATGGCGCTGTTCGGCAGTCCGGGCACGGGCGCCGGTTCCGCCGCACAGCTGCCGACCCGGGCCCGGGTCTGGGCCGGGCGGGGCGACGCCGACTGGATCTCCGGCGTCCCGCACCTGCGCGTCCTCGGGGTCGGCTTCGGCACCGATCCCGTGGACCCGGCCTTCGGAGCCCTGCCCTTCGCGGCGGGCTCCGGCGGCCACAGCGACTACCTCAAGCCGGGCACCGCGTCCCTGAACAGCCTGGCCGGGATCGTGCTCGGCGACTCCCCGGCGGCGCAGCCCGGCGCGGGGCCCGTCTCCGCCTCCGCCTCCCCCTCCGGCTCTTCCGTCACCGCGCTTCCCGCCCCGTCCGCCGTCGCCGCCCCGGAGGTCTCCCATGCGCGTGCGTGA